A window from Triticum aestivum cultivar Chinese Spring chromosome 6D, IWGSC CS RefSeq v2.1, whole genome shotgun sequence encodes these proteins:
- the LOC123143412 gene encoding probable glucuronokinase 2, giving the protein MVVVTEKEEMERRAYARVGLLGNPSDVYGGRAVSFAVAGLWATVRLRPSDQLLVQPHPRHDLVAFPSLHALVERLDGGGYYGGVRLLLAICRIFHNHCKQNGIALEDKNFTLSYDTNIPRQAGLSGSSAIVCAALSCLLDFYGVRDKIRVEVRPNLILNAEKELGIVAGLQDRVAQVYGGLVYMDFSQEHMDKLGHGVYTPLDVDLLPPLYLIYAENPSDSGKVHSSVRQRWLDGDEFIISSMKEVAQLAYDGHNALLQKNYSELARLMNKNFDLRRKMFGDDALGELNIKMVEVARSIGAASKFTGSGGAVVAMCPDGDAQAELLKTACQEAGFVVEQIEVAPSALTKEELASLSNYLNPGHDQYVYRHPNGLCVVGLATAHVALKEEGGITAIDFNVGKTDRSEIKVTGKRKRNAQHLQENSALCKVCTKDKTFVVRCCVKGQLLEINDRLMKQPDLLNTSADREGYIAIFMQKPGDWLKVKDKFLSFEDYKNLRGIC; this is encoded by the exons ATGGTGGTGGTGACGGAGAAGGAGGAGATGGAGCGCAGGGCCTACGCGCGCGTGGGCCTCCTCGGCAACCCCAGCGACGTGTACGGCGGCCGCGCCGTCTCCTTCGCCGTCGCGGGGCTCTGGGCCACCGTCCGCCTCCGCCCCTCCGACCAGCTCCTCGTCCAGCCCCACCCGCGCCACGACCTCGTCGCCTTCCCCTCCCTACACGCCCTG GTGGAGCGCCTGGACGGCGGCGGGTACTACGGCGGCGTGCGGCTGCTGCTGGCGATCTGCAGGATCTTCCACAACCACTGCAAGCAGAACGGAATCGCCCTGGAGGACAAGAACTTCACACTGTCGTACGACACCAACATTCCTCGCCAG GCCGGGCTCTCGGGCTCCAGCGCCATCGTCTGCGCCGCGCTGAGCTGCCTCCTGGATTTCTACGGCGTCAGGGACAAGATCAGGGTCGAGGTCAGGCCCAACCTCATCCTCAATGCCGAGAAGGAGCTCGGGATCGTCGCCGGGCTTCAGGACCGCGTCGCGCAGGTCTACGGCGGCCTTGTTTACATG GATTTTAGCCAGGAGCATATGGATAAATTGGGCCATGGAGTGTACACGCCGCTGGACGTTGATCTGCTCCCCCCTTTGTATCTCATCTACGCCGAGAACCCGAGTGACTCTGGCAAG GTCCACAGCAGCGTCAGGCAAAGGTGGCTTGACGGAGACGAGTTCATAATATCATCCATGAAAGAAGTCGCGCAGCTAGCGTATGATGGCCACAATGCGTTGTTGCAGAAGAATTATAGTGAGCTCGCCAGGCTTATGAACAAGAACTTTGATCTGCGGAG GAAAATGTTTGGGGACGATGCGCTCGGCGAGTTGAACATAAAGATGGTCGAGGTAGCGAGGAGCATCGGCGCCGCATCGAAGTTCACGGGAAGCGGTGGCGCGGTGGTCGCGATGTGCCCGGACGGTGACGCTCAAGCAGAGCTCCTGAAGACGGCGTGCCAGGAGGCCGGTTTCGTGGTGGAGCAGATTGAAGTCGCCCCGTCGGCGCTGACAAAGGAGGAGCTGGCAAGCTTATCAA ATTATCTCAATCCAGGACATGACCAGTACGTGTACCGCCATCCAAACGG GTTGTGCGTGGTTGGTTTAGCTACAGCCCATGTTGCACTGAAAGAGGAAGGGGGAATAACTGCCATTGACTTCAATGTTGGGAAGACAGATCGCAGTGAGATAAAAGTCACAGGGAAACGCAAAAGG AATGCACAACATTTGCAAGAAAATTCAGCATTATGTAAAGTCTGCACAAAGGATAAAACTTTTGTGGTGAG GTGTTGCGTGAAAGGGCAGCTTTTGGAGATTAATGATAGATTGATGAAGCAACCCGATCTGCTTAATACCTCT GCCGACAGAGAAGGATACATAGCAATCTTCATGCAGAAACCAGGTGACTGGCTCAAAGTTAAGGATAAATTTCTTAGCTTTGAGGACTACAAAAACTTGAGAGGAATCTGCTGA
- the LOC123143413 gene encoding phospholipase D delta-like, with product MHCRLDGAAAYDVLKNFEQRWRRATAKHLKASKHGKDDALLKLQRIPWILSPVVADGGDDALRVLPEDDPRCWHAQVFRSVDAGSVKGFPRSWETEEMEARHLLCDKSLAVEQSIHAAYVAAIRAADRFVYLETERFLGSSYAWPTPFRHPGAGNLVPMEIALKAASKIRAGEDFAAYVVLPMWPAAEGPPGSAPAQEALFWQGKTMQAMYEVVASAIVEAGDGGRAHPQDYLNFYCLGNREQAPADLYGRAAETGASPAALARRHGRFMVYVHSKGMVVDDEYVLLGSANVNQRSLSGSRDTEIAVGAHQPHHTGRRPRGQVHRYRMSLWEEHLGGLAEVLKAPESPECVRLVNQVARENWERYADEGEVVEKMQGHLMRYPVEVDDDGSVWPLTGHEFFPDVGARVLGSTNKFPDHLTM from the coding sequence ATGCACTGCCGCCTCGACGGCGCCGCCGCGTACGACGTCCTCAAGAACTTCGAGCAGCGGTGGCGGAGAGCGACGGCCAAGCACTTGAAGGCGTCCAAGCACGGGAAGGACGATGCCCTGCTCAAGCTCCAGCGCATCCCCTGGATCCTCAGCCCGGTCGTCGCCGACGGCGGGGACGACGCCCTGCGCGTCCTGCCGGAGGATGATCCCCGGTGCTGGCACGCGCAGGTGTTCCGGTCGGTGGACGCCGGGTCGGTGAAGGGGTTCCCGCGCTCCTGGGAGACGGAGGAGATGGAGGCGCGGCACCTGCTCTGCGACAAGAGCCTGGCGGTGGAGCAGAGCATCCACGCGGCGTACGTGGCGGCGATCCGCGCCGCCGACCGGTTCGTGTACCTCGAGACCGAGCGCTTCCTGGGGTCATCGTACGCGTGGCCGACGCCGTTCCGGCACCCGGGCGCCGGCAACCTGGTGCCGATGGAGATTGCGCTGAAGGCGGCGAGCAAGATCAGGGCCGGCGAGGACTTCGCGGCGTACGTGGTGCTGCCGATGTGGCCGGCGGCGGAGGGGCCGCCTGGGTCGGCGCCGGCGCAGGAGGCCCTCTTCTGGCAGGGGAAGACGATGCAGGCGATGTACGAGGTCGTCGCGTCGGCGATCGTGGAGGCCGGGGACGGCGGCAGAGCGCACCCGCAGGACTATCTCAACTTCTACTGCCTCGGCAACCGCGAACAGGCACCGGCGGATCTGTACGGACGGGCGGCGGAGACAGGGGCGAGCCCGGCGGCGCTGGCGCGGAGGCACGGGCGGTTCATGGTGTACGTGCACTCCAAGGGGATGGTCGTGGACGACGAGTACGTGCTCCTCGGCTCCGCGAACGTCAACCAGCGCTCCCTCTCTGGCTCCCGCGACACCGAGATTGCCGTCGGCGCGCACCAGCCGCACCACACCGGCCGGCGGCCGCGCGGGCAGGTGCACCGGTACAGGATGTCGCTGTGGGAGGAACACCTGGGCGGGCTGGCTGAGGTGCTGAAGGCGCCGGAGTCGCCAGAGTGCGTGAGGCTGGTGAACCAGGTGGCCCGGGAGAACTGGGAGAGGTACGCGGACGAGGGGGAGGTGGTAGAGAAGATGCAGGGGCACCTGATGAGGTATCCGgtggaggtggacgacgacggcaGCGTGTGGCCGCTGACGGGGCACGAGTTCTTCCCCGACGTCGGCGCCAGGGTCCTCGGCTCCACCAACAAGTTCCCCGATCATCTCACTATGTAG
- the LOC123140997 gene encoding methyltransferase-like protein 23, giving the protein MGSASASASSSEAEEEPGRAPPPRMTTVSHHYFGGSSSERDHDLRVDIVENIEEDYGMFVWPCSVILAEYVWQQRPRFSRSRVVELGAGTSLPGLVAAKVGAHVTLTDIAHNTEVLDNIQQICSLNNANCTVLGLTWGDWDEPVFDLHPDIILGADVLYDSAKFDDLFATVTFLLENSPGAVFITTYHNRSGHHLIEFLMVKWGLKCLKLLDGFSFLPSCKADSLQGNIQLVEITLEKGKPK; this is encoded by the exons ATGGGCTCCGCTTCCGCTTCTGCGTCCTcgtcggaggcggaggaggagcccgGCCGCGCTCCGCCACCGCGCATGACCACGGTCTCGCACCACTACTTCGGCGGCTCCTCGTCCGAGCGCGACCACGACCTCCGCGTCGACATCGTCGAG AATATAGAAGAGGATTACGGGATGTTCGTCTGGCCATGCAGCGTCATCCTCGCGGAATACGTGTGGCAGCAGAGGCCACGGTTCTCCCGCTCCAGAGTTGTCGAG CTTGGTGCGGGAACCTCGCTACCGGGTTTAGTAGCTGCAAAGGTTGGAGCACATGTTACGCTGACAGACATTGCGCATAATACAGAA GTACTGGACAATATACAGCAAATATGCAGTCTCAATAACGCGAACTGTACG GTATTAGGACTTACTTGGGGAGATTGGGATGAACCTGTTTTTGATTTGCACCCTGATATTATTCTCGGAGCCGATGTGCTTTATGATTCAGCAA AGTTTGATGATCTCTTCGCGACGGTTACCTTCCTCCTGGAAAATTCTCCTGGGGCAGTGTTCATCACCACATACCACAATCGCAG TGGTCACCACTTGATTGAATTTTTGATGGTGAAGTGGGGTTTGAAATGTTTGAAGCTTCTGGACGGCTTCTCTTTCCTTCCTTCTTGCAAGGCTGATTCACTACAGGGAAATATTCAGCTTGTTGAGATCACACTTGAGAAGGGAAAACCTAAATGA